A window from Fragaria vesca subsp. vesca linkage group LG5, FraVesHawaii_1.0, whole genome shotgun sequence encodes these proteins:
- the LOC101293600 gene encoding anthocyanidin 3-O-glucosyltransferase 2-like: MNKMPHKRHVAVLAFPFGCHAKPVLNLVRKLAKASPNTHFSFFNTSKSNNSLFSESKSEILDNIKPYNISDGVPTDHALPRNPLEAVDLFLKAAPENFKTCIEKAVADTNMQISCLITDGFLVFGSQMAENLGVPWIPVWIPLPCTLSAHIYTDAIRHIYAIDVVDRQDKTLETIPGLSTMRIEDLPDEVLPSESLFSETLRRIGQVLPKSAAVVMNFYQELDPMFLENDLKSKLPKMLNVGFLTLSLPLQPLPPSETDASGCLSWLDAQRASSVVYISFGTVGAPSRSELVALAEALKATGAPFLWSLGDRFKDALPSGFVERTQKHGKVVSWAPQAQVLGHSSIGVFVTHCGCNSVYESVSNGVPMICRPLFGDHKMTARMVEEVWGVGVKVEGGVFTKSGVIKSFERILENEEGKKMREKARALREIVEEAAGPSGSAPPDYTALLDVISI; the protein is encoded by the coding sequence ATGAATAAAATGCCACATAAAAGACATGTTGCAGTTCTTGCATTTCCGTTTGGCTGCCATGCAAAGCCTGTGCTTAACTTGGTGCGCAAGCTTGCAAAAGCTTCCCCAAACACACACTTTTCTTTCTTCAACACATCGAAATCCAACAACTCGCTGTTCTCAGAATCAAAATCCGAGATTTTGGATAACATCAAACCCTACAATATATCAGATGGTGTTCCAACAGATCATGCCTTACCAAGAAACCCGCTAGAGGCAGTGGACCTTTTCCTCAAGGCAGCGCCTGAAAACTTCAAAACCTGCATTGAAAAGGCAGTGGCAGACACAAACATGCAGATCAGTTGTCTAATAACAGATGGATTCTTGGTCTTTGGTAGCCAGATGGCTGAGAATTTGGGTGTTCCATGGATTCCAGTTTGGATTCCCTTACCTTGCACCCTGTCTGCTCACATTTACACTGACGCTATCCGCCATATATATGCAATTGATGTTGTTGATCGTCAAGACAAGACACTAGAAACCATTCCGGGTTTGTCTACAATGCGCATCGAGGACTTACCAGATGAAGTACTTCCAAGTGAATCTCTATTCTCTGAAACACTCAGACGAATTGGGCAAGTCCTCCCAAAGTCTGCAGCCGTTGTCATGAATTTCTATCAAGAACTAGACCCCATGTTTCTTGAAAATGATCTCAAGTCCAAGTTGCCCAAGATGCTCAATGTTGGTTTTCTCACCCTTTCGTTACCGCTACAGCCATTACCTCCATCAGAAACCGATGCCTCGGGATGCCTTTCGTGGTTGGATGCGCAACGAGCTTCGTCTGTGGTGTATATTAGTTTCGGAACTGTGGGAGCTCCATCTAGGAGTGAGCTTGTAGCTCTGGCTGAGGCACTGAAAGCAACTGGTGCACCATTTCTTTGGTCTCTTGGAGACAGATTTAAGGACGCACTGCCGTCTGGTTTTGTTGAAAGAACACAGAAGCATGGGAAAGTTGTGTCATGGGCACCCCAGGCGCAAGTTTTAGGGCATAGCTCAATAGGTGTGTTTGTGACTCACTGCGGGTGCAATTCTGTTTATGAAAGTGTTTCCAATGGAGTCCCGATGATATGCAGGCCATTGTTTGGAGATCACAAAATGACTGCGAGGATGGTCGAGGAAGTGTGGGGTGTTGGAGTCAAAGTGGAGGGCGGGGTGTTCACAAAGAGTGGAGTGATCAAGAGCTTCGAGCGGATTTTGGAAAATGAAGAAGGGAAGAAAATGAGGGAGAAGGCCAGAGCCCTCAGAGAGATTGTAGAAGAGGCTGCTGGGCCTTCTGGGAGTGCTCCACCAGACTATACAGCTTTGCTGGATGTAATATCCATCTAG